A genomic stretch from Cellulomonas sp. KRMCY2 includes:
- a CDS encoding CoA-acylating methylmalonate-semialdehyde dehydrogenase: protein MEHITHWISGQPWTGPTDRTGPVHDPAVGRVTARVDLADPDVVDHAVRTAVEAAAEWRRSSLSQRTRVLFAFRELLAAHAQEVAAAITAEHGKVLSDALGEVTRGLEVVEFACGIPHQLKGGYSEGVSTGVDVHSVRQPLGVVAVISPFNFPAMVPLWFVPVAIAAGNAVVLKPSEKDPSASMVMARLWQQAGLPDGVLTVLHGDRVTVDALLTHPAVRAVSFVGSTPVARHVYETATAHGKRVQALGGAKNHMLVLPDADLDLAADAAVNAGFGSAGERCMAISAVVAVDPVGDALVQRIADRIGRLRTGDGRRGCDMGPLVTAEHRDRVVGLVGAGVDGGADLVVDGRLVEPDGDAGGFWLGPTLFDRVTTDMSIYREEIFGPVLSVLRVATYDEGLALVNASPYGNGTAIFTNDGGAARRFEYEVEVGMVGINVPVPVPMAYYSFGGWKQSLFGDTHAHGAEGVHFFTRGKVVTTRWLDPSHGGVDLGFPTHT from the coding sequence ATGGAACACATCACCCACTGGATCAGCGGTCAGCCGTGGACCGGACCGACGGACCGCACCGGTCCGGTCCACGACCCGGCCGTCGGCCGGGTGACGGCCCGCGTCGACCTCGCCGACCCCGACGTCGTCGACCACGCGGTCCGCACGGCCGTCGAGGCCGCAGCCGAGTGGCGCCGCTCGTCGCTGTCCCAGCGGACCCGGGTGCTGTTCGCCTTCCGCGAGCTGCTCGCCGCGCACGCGCAGGAGGTCGCCGCCGCGATCACCGCCGAGCACGGCAAGGTGCTCTCCGACGCCCTCGGCGAGGTGACCCGGGGCCTCGAGGTCGTCGAGTTCGCCTGCGGGATCCCGCACCAGCTCAAGGGCGGGTACTCCGAGGGGGTGTCCACCGGGGTCGACGTGCACTCGGTGCGGCAGCCGCTCGGCGTCGTCGCCGTGATCAGCCCGTTCAACTTCCCGGCGATGGTGCCGCTGTGGTTCGTGCCGGTCGCGATCGCCGCCGGGAACGCCGTGGTGCTCAAGCCCAGCGAGAAGGACCCGTCAGCGTCGATGGTCATGGCTCGGCTCTGGCAGCAGGCGGGCCTGCCCGACGGCGTCCTGACGGTGCTGCACGGCGACCGGGTCACCGTCGACGCCCTGCTCACCCACCCGGCGGTCCGTGCCGTGTCGTTCGTCGGGTCCACCCCGGTCGCCCGGCACGTCTACGAGACGGCCACGGCGCACGGCAAGCGTGTGCAGGCCCTGGGCGGGGCGAAGAACCACATGCTCGTGCTGCCGGACGCCGACCTCGACCTGGCCGCCGACGCAGCGGTCAACGCGGGGTTCGGCTCGGCGGGCGAGCGGTGCATGGCGATCTCCGCCGTGGTCGCCGTCGACCCGGTGGGCGACGCGCTGGTGCAGCGGATCGCGGACCGGATCGGCCGGCTGCGCACCGGGGACGGCCGACGGGGCTGCGACATGGGGCCGCTGGTCACCGCCGAGCACCGGGACCGCGTCGTCGGGCTGGTCGGCGCGGGCGTCGACGGAGGCGCGGACCTCGTGGTCGACGGGCGGCTGGTCGAGCCCGACGGGGACGCCGGCGGCTTCTGGCTCGGCCCGACCCTCTTCGACCGCGTCACCACCGACATGTCGATCTACCGCGAGGAGATCTTCGGGCCGGTGCTGTCCGTCCTTCGTGTGGCGACCTACGACGAGGGCCTCGCCCTGGTCAACGCGAGCCCGTACGGCAACGGCACGGCGATCTTCACGAACGACGGGGGTGCGGCCCGGCGCTTCGAGTACGAGGTCGAGGTCGGTATGGTCGGGATCAACGTGCCCGTCCCGGTGCCGATGGCCTACTACTCGTTCGGCGGGTGGAAGCAGTCGCTGTTCGGCGACACCCATGCGCACGGCGCCGAAGGGGTGCACTTCTTCACGCGCGGGAAGGTCGTCACGACCCGGTGGCTCGACCCCAGCCACGGCGGCGTCGACCTCGGGTTCCCGACCCACACCTGA
- a CDS encoding histidine kinase: MAPTTDPAGSGGADVGADTPRVSDVRAVDEPADVRWITLGRGGESGVPSEQRPVRTWRVFGQLIAAAGVVLVVVALLGLTASRRIAEQESVNDAARRTDLMADAVVQPALLDGVVDGEPAALAALDAVVRDGVLGGGIVRVKVWDGDGRIVYSDDDRLVGRVFPLGDDEAEVLVRPATEAEVSDLDKPENVYERGQGKLLEVYRPVWTPDGTPLLFETYSRYDVVTDRATALWRGFAGITVTSLLLLMALMLPVLWTLLDRLRRGQQQREVLLRRAVEASDDERRRIAATLHDGVVQELAASSFALAGAAERAERSRAPELAEPLRGTAETVRASIKGLRSLLVEIYPPSLQTSGLATALADLVGGLAARGTEVRLDLAEDATGGLPAEREQVIYRVAQETVRNAVVHASADEVLVRLSRDGGDVVLEVADDGVGFDVPAILSAPSEGHFGVRLLSDVATSAGALLEVRSAPGHGCRWRLTVPAEGRDA, from the coding sequence ATGGCACCGACGACTGACCCGGCAGGCTCGGGCGGCGCGGACGTCGGGGCGGACACCCCTAGGGTGAGCGACGTGCGCGCCGTCGATGAGCCTGCCGACGTCCGGTGGATCACGCTGGGCCGGGGCGGCGAGAGCGGTGTCCCGAGCGAGCAGCGCCCGGTCCGGACGTGGCGCGTCTTCGGCCAGCTGATCGCCGCCGCCGGGGTCGTGCTGGTGGTCGTCGCCCTGCTCGGCCTGACGGCCAGCCGCCGGATCGCCGAGCAGGAGTCGGTCAACGACGCCGCCCGACGGACCGACCTGATGGCCGACGCCGTCGTCCAGCCGGCCCTGCTCGACGGGGTCGTCGACGGGGAACCTGCCGCGCTCGCGGCGCTGGATGCCGTGGTGCGCGACGGTGTGCTCGGCGGCGGGATCGTCCGCGTCAAGGTGTGGGACGGCGACGGCCGGATCGTCTACTCCGACGACGACCGGCTGGTGGGCCGGGTGTTCCCGCTCGGCGACGACGAGGCTGAGGTCCTGGTCCGCCCCGCCACAGAGGCCGAGGTCAGCGACCTCGACAAGCCGGAGAACGTCTATGAGCGGGGGCAGGGCAAGCTCCTGGAGGTGTACCGCCCCGTGTGGACGCCGGACGGGACGCCCCTGCTGTTCGAGACGTACAGCCGCTACGACGTCGTCACCGACCGGGCCACCGCACTGTGGCGAGGGTTCGCCGGGATCACCGTGACGAGCCTCCTGCTGCTCATGGCGCTGATGCTGCCCGTGCTCTGGACGCTGCTCGACCGGCTGCGGCGCGGTCAGCAGCAGCGCGAGGTCCTGCTGCGACGCGCGGTCGAGGCGTCTGACGACGAGCGCCGACGCATCGCCGCGACCCTGCACGACGGGGTGGTCCAGGAGCTCGCCGCATCGTCGTTCGCCTTGGCGGGTGCAGCGGAACGAGCGGAGAGGTCTCGCGCACCGGAGCTCGCCGAGCCGCTGCGTGGCACTGCGGAGACGGTGCGCGCGAGCATCAAGGGGCTGCGCTCGTTGCTCGTCGAGATCTACCCGCCCAGCCTGCAGACCTCCGGGCTCGCCACTGCACTGGCCGACCTGGTCGGGGGCCTGGCGGCCCGGGGCACCGAGGTGCGTCTCGACCTGGCGGAGGACGCGACCGGCGGGCTGCCGGCCGAGCGCGAGCAGGTGATCTACCGCGTCGCACAGGAGACCGTGCGCAATGCCGTCGTCCACGCCAGTGCCGACGAGGTGCTCGTCCGGCTGTCGCGGGACGGCGGCGACGTGGTCCTCGAGGTGGCCGACGACGGAGTTGGCTTCGATGTCCCTGCGATCCTCTCGGCTCCGTCCGAGGGACACTTCGGTGTGCGTCTGCTCAGCGATGTGGCGACGTCGGCCGGCGCGCTGCTCGAGGTGCGGTCGGCGCCCGGCCACGGGTGCCGGTGGCGGCTGACGGTGCCAGCCGAGGGGAGGGACGCATGA
- a CDS encoding response regulator transcription factor yields the protein MSDHDVTVLLADDHHLVRSGLAGLVDSVDGMRVVGQAADGAEAVSLAAELLPAVVLMDLSMPVLDGVEATRRIVAAQPDAHVVVLTSFSDTTRVGDALAAGAVGYLLKDCDPRDLIAAVRSAAQGYAPLDPRVARALLPTTTVSPADRLSVRELQVLRLIGKGMANKQIGRALGISERTVKVHVGHVFRQIGVTDRTSAALWGKQYLPDE from the coding sequence ATGAGCGACCACGACGTGACGGTGCTGCTCGCGGACGACCACCACCTTGTCCGCTCCGGGCTGGCTGGGCTGGTGGACAGCGTCGACGGGATGCGTGTCGTCGGCCAGGCGGCCGATGGCGCGGAGGCGGTGTCCCTGGCGGCCGAGCTGCTGCCTGCGGTCGTGCTCATGGACCTGTCCATGCCGGTGCTGGACGGCGTCGAGGCCACGCGCCGCATCGTCGCCGCGCAACCTGACGCGCACGTCGTGGTCCTCACGTCGTTCTCGGACACCACCCGGGTCGGTGACGCCCTCGCCGCGGGTGCCGTCGGCTATCTGCTCAAGGACTGCGACCCGCGCGACCTGATCGCAGCGGTGCGGTCCGCCGCACAGGGCTACGCGCCGCTGGACCCCCGGGTCGCCCGGGCGCTCCTGCCGACCACGACCGTGTCGCCCGCTGACCGGCTCAGTGTGCGCGAGCTGCAGGTGCTGCGGCTCATCGGCAAGGGCATGGCGAACAAGCAGATCGGACGAGCGCTCGGGATCAGTGAACGCACGGTCAAGGTGCACGTGGGCCACGTCTTCCGCCAGATCGGCGTGACCGATCGGACGAGCGCCGCTCTGTGGGGGAAGCAGTACCTCCCCGACGAATGA
- the purB gene encoding adenylosuccinate lyase, which translates to MSQNPPDAPAGTGADDAGSAEGVDQTVQPRVRHSLARISPPIALGPLDGRYRSTVAPLVDHLSEAALNRERLHVEVEWLILLTSHHVVPGAPTLSSEERDYLRDVVAGFDADTVAELAATEKITVHDVKAVEYLLKDRLAVAPRTLGEDTVLPRVTELVHFACTSEDVNNLAYALMVQGAVRRVWLPAAKLLVADVAALAREHAAVPMLARTHGQPATPTTIGKELAVLAHRLTRQLRRIEAAEYLGKINGATGTYGAHLAAVPGADWVTISRTFVEHLGLTWNPLTTQIESHDWQAELYADMARFNRILHNLATDMWTYISLGYFAQVRGQGTVGSSTMPHKVNPIRFENAEANLELSSALLDTLGSTLVTSRMQRDLTDSTTQRNIGPAVGHSLLAIDNVRRGLAGLDVDAAAMARDLDANWEVLGEAVQSAMRAAGVAGVPGMADPYERLKELTRGRRITGDDMRRFVAGLGLPDDVAARLGAMTPASYTGAAAQLVRFLDV; encoded by the coding sequence ATGTCGCAGAACCCGCCCGACGCTCCCGCCGGAACCGGCGCCGACGATGCCGGCAGCGCCGAGGGCGTCGACCAGACAGTGCAGCCCCGCGTCCGGCACAGCCTGGCCCGGATCAGCCCGCCGATCGCCCTCGGCCCGCTCGACGGGCGGTACCGCAGCACCGTCGCGCCGCTGGTCGACCACCTGTCCGAGGCCGCGCTCAACCGCGAGCGCCTGCACGTCGAGGTCGAGTGGCTGATCCTGCTGACCTCGCACCACGTCGTACCCGGTGCGCCCACCCTGTCCAGCGAGGAGCGCGACTACCTGCGCGACGTCGTCGCGGGCTTCGACGCCGACACCGTCGCCGAGCTCGCCGCGACCGAGAAGATCACGGTCCACGACGTCAAGGCCGTGGAGTACCTGCTCAAGGACCGCCTCGCGGTGGCACCGAGGACGCTCGGCGAGGACACCGTCCTGCCGCGGGTCACCGAGCTGGTGCACTTCGCCTGCACGAGCGAGGACGTGAACAACCTGGCCTACGCGCTGATGGTCCAGGGCGCCGTCCGGCGGGTGTGGCTGCCGGCCGCCAAGCTCCTGGTGGCGGACGTCGCCGCACTGGCTCGCGAGCACGCCGCCGTGCCGATGCTCGCCCGCACGCACGGCCAGCCGGCCACACCGACGACGATCGGCAAGGAGCTCGCCGTCCTGGCCCACCGGCTCACCCGTCAGCTGCGCAGGATCGAGGCCGCCGAGTACCTCGGCAAGATCAACGGCGCGACCGGGACGTACGGCGCGCACCTGGCCGCCGTGCCGGGTGCCGACTGGGTGACGATCTCGCGGACCTTCGTCGAGCACCTCGGGCTCACCTGGAACCCCCTGACGACCCAGATCGAGTCGCACGACTGGCAGGCCGAGCTCTACGCCGACATGGCGCGGTTCAACCGGATCCTGCACAACCTCGCCACCGACATGTGGACGTACATCTCGCTCGGCTACTTCGCGCAGGTGCGCGGCCAGGGCACCGTCGGCTCCTCGACGATGCCGCACAAGGTCAACCCGATCCGGTTCGAGAACGCCGAGGCCAACCTCGAGCTGTCCAGCGCCCTGCTCGACACCCTCGGCTCGACCCTGGTCACCTCACGCATGCAGCGGGACCTGACCGACTCCACGACCCAGCGCAACATCGGCCCCGCCGTCGGACACTCGCTGCTGGCCATCGACAACGTGCGTCGCGGCCTGGCCGGGCTCGACGTCGACGCCGCGGCCATGGCGCGCGACCTGGACGCCAACTGGGAGGTCCTCGGCGAGGCCGTGCAGTCCGCGATGCGCGCGGCCGGGGTCGCCGGGGTACCCGGGATGGCCGACCCGTACGAACGGCTCAAGGAGCTGACCCGCGGCCGCCGGATCACCGGGGACGACATGCGGCGGTTCGTGGCCGGTCTCGGCCTGCCGGACGACGTCGCGGCGCGCCTGGGCGCGATGACGCCAGCGTCCTACACCGGTGCGGCCGCGCAGCTGGTGCGGTTCCTGGACGTCTGA
- a CDS encoding LacI family DNA-binding transcriptional regulator has protein sequence MTILDVAREAGVSAATVSRVLNGSSTVDPELARRVRAAAAATAYVPNSTGRALRRQVSDTWAAIVTDVQNPFFTAMVAALESVAVKQGYSVMLCNSDEQLGRERTYLEAAVSQRMAGVVVAVTSESASDLGPIRAARIPTVVVDRRLRDYLGDTILVDNVRAGELAAEHLIQHGYRRIACIAGPPDVSTTEDRLTGFRAALERAGHPIPDRWVCRANLRAEGGEVAMRSLFNQTEPPDAVFTTNGPLTVGAYRAIQAVGRSIPADVALLGVDDDQWTRMVSPMVSVIQQPVGKMGRLAGELLLARSQGVASEPQHIVLRPELLVRASTGPRT, from the coding sequence GTGACGATCCTGGACGTCGCACGCGAGGCGGGCGTGTCGGCGGCGACGGTCTCCCGGGTGCTCAACGGCTCGAGCACCGTCGATCCGGAACTGGCCCGCCGCGTCCGAGCGGCTGCCGCGGCGACCGCCTACGTGCCGAACAGCACCGGGCGTGCCCTGCGCCGGCAGGTGTCGGACACCTGGGCCGCGATCGTGACCGACGTGCAGAACCCGTTCTTCACGGCCATGGTCGCCGCGCTCGAGTCGGTCGCCGTGAAGCAGGGCTACTCGGTGATGCTCTGCAACTCCGACGAGCAGCTGGGCCGTGAGCGCACGTACCTCGAGGCGGCGGTCTCGCAGCGGATGGCGGGTGTCGTGGTGGCGGTGACCTCGGAGTCGGCCTCCGACCTCGGACCGATCAGGGCGGCACGGATCCCGACTGTCGTGGTCGACCGCCGTCTGCGGGACTACCTGGGCGACACGATCCTGGTCGACAACGTCCGGGCCGGCGAGCTGGCCGCCGAGCACCTGATCCAGCACGGCTACCGCCGGATCGCCTGCATCGCCGGCCCGCCCGACGTGAGCACCACCGAGGACCGGCTCACCGGCTTCCGCGCGGCGCTCGAGCGTGCCGGGCACCCGATCCCCGACCGCTGGGTGTGCCGGGCCAACCTCCGGGCTGAGGGTGGCGAGGTGGCCATGCGGTCGTTGTTCAACCAGACCGAGCCGCCCGACGCCGTCTTCACCACGAACGGTCCGCTGACGGTCGGTGCATACCGCGCCATCCAAGCGGTCGGCAGGTCCATCCCGGCAGACGTCGCGCTGCTCGGCGTCGACGACGACCAGTGGACCCGGATGGTCTCGCCGATGGTCAGTGTCATCCAGCAGCCGGTCGGCAAGATGGGTCGGCTCGCGGGGGAGCTGCTCCTGGCCCGGTCGCAGGGCGTCGCCTCCGAGCCGCAGCACATCGTCCTGCGCCCCGAGCTGCTCGTCCGGGCATCCACCGGCCCCCGCACCTGA
- a CDS encoding RbsD/FucU family protein, which translates to MTGIHPLLTGTLLRHLDAMGHGDAVLVADAHFPAERLGRRVVDLPGVTAPELTAAICTVLPLDSPLAARLMATDGSVDAEALAGELLAACAAPAGGWDHLAREDFYAAGADAFVLVRTGEVRPYGNLLLHKGLVR; encoded by the coding sequence TTGACCGGTATCCACCCCCTGCTCACCGGCACCCTGCTGCGTCATCTGGACGCCATGGGGCACGGGGACGCCGTCCTGGTCGCCGATGCGCACTTCCCCGCCGAGCGGCTCGGTCGCCGGGTCGTGGACCTGCCCGGCGTGACCGCTCCGGAGCTGACGGCGGCGATCTGCACCGTCCTTCCGCTCGACAGCCCGTTGGCCGCCCGCCTCATGGCCACCGACGGTTCCGTCGACGCCGAGGCACTGGCCGGTGAGCTGCTCGCGGCCTGTGCGGCGCCTGCCGGCGGCTGGGATCACCTGGCCCGCGAGGACTTCTACGCCGCCGGGGCCGACGCCTTCGTCCTGGTCCGGACCGGTGAGGTACGTCCCTACGGCAACCTCCTGCTGCACAAGGGCCTCGTCCGATGA
- a CDS encoding SIS domain-containing protein — MSPPLSDADLARGLEAAYAAMAIESEAITRTREAVREALPEAIRLISQVRGRVIVSGLGKSGHIGAKMAATLASTGTPAQFVHAAEALHGDSGMATSQDAAILISYSGETAEVCQFAHMLAVGHVPVISMTGRPGSTLARRSDVHLSIAVEREADPLNLAPTASTASTLALGDALAAALMQISGFGPADFALRHPGGSLGAQLAAEPRTRTDDEAARA, encoded by the coding sequence GTGAGCCCACCGTTGTCCGACGCCGATCTCGCGCGGGGCCTCGAGGCGGCCTACGCCGCGATGGCGATCGAGTCCGAGGCCATCACGCGTACCCGGGAGGCGGTGCGCGAGGCGCTGCCCGAGGCGATCCGCCTGATCAGCCAGGTTCGGGGCCGGGTCATCGTCTCGGGTCTCGGCAAGTCCGGGCACATCGGCGCGAAGATGGCCGCGACGCTGGCCAGCACCGGCACGCCGGCTCAGTTCGTGCATGCGGCCGAGGCGCTGCACGGCGACTCCGGGATGGCCACCTCGCAGGACGCCGCGATCCTCATCTCCTACTCGGGGGAGACCGCGGAGGTCTGCCAGTTCGCACATATGCTCGCTGTCGGCCACGTCCCGGTCATCTCGATGACGGGCCGACCGGGGTCCACGCTCGCACGGCGGTCGGACGTCCACCTGTCCATCGCCGTCGAGCGGGAGGCCGACCCGTTGAACCTGGCGCCCACGGCATCCACGGCGAGCACCCTGGCGCTCGGCGACGCCCTGGCGGCGGCCCTCATGCAGATCTCGGGCTTCGGCCCGGCGGACTTCGCACTGCGACACCCCGGTGGCTCCCTCGGCGCTCAGCTCGCCGCCGAACCCCGGACCCGCACCGACGACGAGGCGGCACGGGCATGA
- a CDS encoding ribokinase, giving the protein MSGGVCVVGSFMMDLVASAPRRPLPGETLVGTDFGTYLGGKGFNQAVAAVRAGATTYLVGRLGSDEFGTSFREAMRIENVQFDGVVVDAEVGTGVGLPVVEPDGQNSIIIVPRANLRVDVQQIESARQTLTDAAVLLLQLELPVGTALAAARTAHGAGTVVVLNPAPSAPLPGALLDHVDVVVPNEVELLDLAGLPGADVGRAAMALHRQWGTDVVVTLGSRGVLVLTGGDEPRHVPAHHVTALDTVGAGDTFCGYLGAGLADGRPLLDAVVTANAAAAIAVTRRGGAEAAPRRHEVQAFLEVTWRRVDGRLPVADGGGSDAYGTAATGHGSVPTGHSSATSLTIDHQRL; this is encoded by the coding sequence ATGAGCGGCGGGGTCTGCGTCGTCGGCTCGTTCATGATGGACCTCGTGGCGAGCGCCCCACGGCGCCCGCTGCCGGGTGAGACGTTGGTCGGGACCGACTTCGGGACATACCTCGGCGGCAAAGGCTTCAACCAGGCGGTCGCGGCGGTGCGTGCCGGCGCGACGACGTACCTGGTCGGCCGGCTGGGCAGCGACGAGTTCGGCACCTCGTTCCGCGAGGCCATGCGCATCGAGAACGTCCAGTTCGACGGGGTCGTGGTCGACGCCGAAGTGGGGACGGGAGTCGGTCTGCCGGTCGTCGAGCCCGACGGCCAGAACTCGATCATCATCGTTCCGCGGGCCAACCTGCGTGTCGACGTCCAGCAGATCGAGTCGGCCAGACAGACGCTGACCGATGCCGCGGTGCTGCTGCTCCAGCTCGAACTGCCGGTCGGTACGGCTCTGGCCGCGGCCCGGACGGCGCACGGTGCGGGTACGGTCGTCGTGCTCAACCCGGCGCCGTCTGCTCCGCTGCCGGGCGCCCTGCTGGACCACGTCGACGTCGTCGTGCCCAACGAGGTCGAGCTGCTCGACCTGGCCGGACTGCCGGGGGCCGACGTAGGACGGGCCGCGATGGCCCTGCACCGGCAATGGGGCACCGACGTCGTCGTGACCCTCGGCTCGCGCGGAGTGCTGGTCCTGACCGGCGGCGACGAGCCGCGACACGTGCCGGCCCATCACGTGACGGCCCTCGACACCGTCGGCGCAGGCGACACCTTCTGCGGCTACCTCGGCGCAGGCCTGGCGGACGGGCGTCCACTGCTCGATGCCGTCGTCACCGCCAACGCGGCCGCGGCGATCGCCGTGACGCGGCGGGGCGGGGCCGAGGCGGCTCCCCGTCGGCACGAGGTCCAGGCCTTCCTCGAGGTGACCTGGCGCCGGGTCGACGGGCGGCTCCCGGTCGCGGACGGAGGCGGCTCCGACGCCTACGGCACTGCCGCGACGGGTCACGGTTCGGTCCCGACGGGTCACAGTTCGGCAACGTCCTTGACGATCGACCATCAGCGCCTCTAG
- a CDS encoding glycoside hydrolase family 172 protein, translating to MASGYGSFGSSLRDLPRLRDHRRLRESSWDRAGGNADFVTVHPGETITLADIRGAGSVNHIWMTVASMTGGQPESRDNDYLRKLVLRIFWDGADQPSVLVPLGDFFGVGHARSTNFASAPLQMSPQDGKGFNSFFHMPFAAGARFELTSECVEEDMRFYFYIDYDAFPALEDGLGRFHASWNRQVPTDGIPQGAETNPEYLFGGLNLDGAGNYTILETQGRGHYVGCVLNITNLRETADWNWYGEGDDMIFVDGEAFPPSLHGTGTEDYFNTAWCPSESYHAPYHGITLPGGPNWSGQISTYRFHIEDPVTFTTSIRVSIEHGHANKRNDDLSSVAYWYQETPAAGLTLLPAAQRLPRLG from the coding sequence ATGGCATCCGGCTACGGAAGCTTCGGGAGCAGCCTGCGGGACCTGCCACGCCTGCGCGACCACCGTCGCCTGCGCGAGTCCAGCTGGGACCGCGCGGGCGGGAACGCCGACTTCGTCACGGTCCACCCCGGCGAGACGATCACCCTGGCGGACATCCGGGGGGCCGGCTCCGTCAACCACATCTGGATGACCGTCGCGTCGATGACCGGTGGTCAACCCGAGAGCCGCGACAACGACTACCTGCGCAAGCTGGTGCTCCGGATCTTCTGGGACGGAGCCGACCAGCCCAGCGTGCTCGTCCCGCTCGGTGACTTCTTCGGGGTCGGCCACGCGCGCAGCACGAACTTCGCCTCCGCGCCGCTGCAGATGAGCCCCCAGGACGGCAAGGGCTTCAACTCCTTCTTCCACATGCCCTTCGCCGCCGGGGCGCGCTTCGAGCTGACCAGCGAGTGCGTCGAGGAGGACATGCGCTTCTACTTCTACATCGACTACGACGCCTTCCCCGCGCTCGAGGACGGGCTCGGCCGGTTCCACGCCTCGTGGAACCGCCAGGTCCCGACCGACGGCATCCCGCAGGGGGCGGAGACGAACCCCGAGTACCTCTTCGGCGGCCTCAACCTCGACGGGGCCGGCAACTACACCATCCTCGAGACCCAGGGCCGGGGCCACTACGTCGGCTGCGTGCTGAACATCACCAACCTTCGCGAGACCGCCGACTGGAACTGGTACGGCGAGGGCGACGACATGATCTTCGTCGACGGCGAGGCCTTCCCGCCGAGTCTGCACGGGACCGGGACCGAGGACTACTTCAACACCGCGTGGTGCCCGAGCGAGAGCTACCACGCCCCGTACCACGGCATCACGTTGCCAGGCGGCCCCAACTGGAGCGGTCAGATCTCCACCTACCGCTTCCACATCGAGGACCCGGTCACGTTCACCACCTCGATCCGGGTGTCGATCGAGCACGGTCACGCCAACAAGCGCAACGACGACCTGTCGTCGGTCGCGTACTGGTACCAGGAGACCCCCGCCGCCGGCCTGACGCTGCTTCCCGCAGCCCAGCGCCTACCGAGGCTGGGATGA
- a CDS encoding DUF4185 domain-containing protein, giving the protein MRRALMVIGATAAAAALGACSQAGTGDVDTDQNKPFVLTGVSNLTEVAQLTGPGSALNDTDAVGVAGTDLGSMFNVGDRTYFVFGDTFGTRDPDSYGGQGGNWRSNVLAHTTDDDPTDGITFDGWIVDDIGLALEAVPGLHEADGTGEVTKIPTGGFAVGDTMYLAFMSVHHWGDPGQWDANYSSLARSVDGGQTWQVLDDVRWPGDSNFVQVTTAEVRESGEDVLYFWSIPAGRFGGVQLMKVPADTASVEDLGAYRYFTGTADDGTPQWSSAIDEAATVVDGTVGELSVMYSDHLERWLMTYSTGGDAVIAEGITPWGPWSEPHVITTQAEHPGLYAPYLNPRYVADDGRTVYFSMSLWGPYNVFWFSVDLDADF; this is encoded by the coding sequence ATGAGGCGCGCGCTCATGGTGATCGGAGCCACCGCGGCAGCCGCGGCACTGGGCGCCTGCTCGCAGGCGGGTACCGGCGACGTCGACACCGACCAGAACAAGCCGTTCGTCCTGACCGGTGTCAGCAACCTCACTGAGGTCGCTCAGCTCACGGGTCCCGGCTCGGCGTTGAACGACACCGACGCCGTGGGGGTGGCCGGCACGGACCTCGGCTCGATGTTCAACGTCGGCGACCGGACCTACTTTGTCTTCGGGGACACGTTCGGCACCCGCGACCCGGACTCGTACGGCGGGCAGGGCGGCAACTGGCGCTCCAACGTCCTCGCGCACACGACCGACGACGACCCGACCGACGGCATCACCTTCGACGGCTGGATCGTAGACGACATCGGCCTGGCCCTCGAAGCCGTCCCCGGCCTGCACGAGGCCGACGGGACCGGTGAGGTCACCAAGATCCCCACGGGCGGGTTCGCCGTCGGGGACACGATGTACCTCGCGTTCATGTCCGTGCACCACTGGGGCGACCCGGGACAGTGGGACGCCAACTACTCGTCGCTGGCCAGGAGCGTCGACGGCGGTCAGACGTGGCAGGTGCTCGACGACGTCCGCTGGCCGGGGGACTCGAACTTCGTCCAGGTGACCACCGCCGAGGTCCGCGAGTCCGGCGAGGACGTCCTCTACTTCTGGTCCATCCCCGCCGGCAGGTTCGGCGGGGTCCAGCTGATGAAGGTGCCGGCCGACACCGCGTCGGTCGAGGACCTCGGCGCGTACCGGTACTTCACCGGGACGGCCGACGACGGGACGCCGCAGTGGTCCTCGGCGATCGACGAGGCGGCCACCGTCGTCGACGGCACGGTGGGCGAGCTCTCCGTGATGTACAGCGACCATCTCGAACGCTGGCTCATGACCTACTCCACCGGCGGTGATGCGGTCATCGCGGAGGGCATCACCCCGTGGGGCCCGTGGTCGGAGCCGCACGTCATCACGACCCAGGCCGAGCACCCGGGCCTGTACGCCCCCTACCTCAACCCCCGGTACGTCGCCGATGACGGTCGAACCGTCTACTTCTCGATGTCCCTCTGGGGTCCCTACAACGTCTTCTGGTTCAGCGTCGATCTCGACGCAGACTTCTGA